The following proteins are co-located in the Candidatus Methylomirabilota bacterium genome:
- a CDS encoding SRPBCC domain-containing protein, producing MANMHHEVEIDAPPEKVFEAITTQTGLRGWWTADSMAEPRVGSVAVFGFYNRRLLFRMRIEKLTPGKKVVWTCLGENDEWKGTRLIWQISQKEGTTVLRFVHGDWRSTSGYFAYCNSTWGMLMYRLKDYAEGKAPGPYY from the coding sequence ATGGCCAATATGCATCATGAGGTCGAAATCGACGCCCCACCTGAGAAGGTTTTCGAGGCCATAACGACGCAGACCGGGCTTCGCGGCTGGTGGACAGCTGATAGCATGGCTGAACCCCGTGTCGGAAGCGTTGCAGTGTTCGGCTTCTACAATCGCCGGTTGTTATTCCGCATGCGCATTGAAAAGCTCACGCCCGGAAAAAAAGTGGTCTGGACGTGTCTTGGAGAGAATGACGAGTGGAAAGGTACCCGGCTTATCTGGCAGATTTCCCAAAAGGAGGGTACGACCGTCCTCCGCTTTGTCCACGGCGACTGGCGCTCGACCAGCGGCTATTTTGCATACTGCAACTCGACTTGGGGGATGCTAATGTACCGCCTCAAGGACTACGCAGAAGGCAAGGCTCCCGGCCCTTATTACTGA